A window of Candidatus Woesearchaeota archaeon genomic DNA:
GCGTTGGATAGGTTAAATAAGGATGAATATAACCCAGCAGCGCCGCAACAAAAAGCAACAACGGAATAAATATTTTTGTTTCCTTGTTCTTTACCCCATACCAAATAAATCCTACAAACGCAATGAGGAATATTATTGTTGCTGTTGTCCGGATTCCTGCACCAAAAACAAAATCTGTGAATAAGGCACGCACTGCTTCTTCTGTGGGCATCACGGATTCTGATGTATAAATCTGCCAGTCATTCAGCGTGTTTCCCTGATATTTCAACAGCAATGGCGCCCAAAATAATAACGCGATCGCAATTCCTACGCAGAAAATGAGACACCATTTTTTTCTTACTGCTTTTTCCGCTGTAAAATCCCCTGAAATTATTTTCTGCAGAAGGATGAAGAAAAAAAGTATTCCTGCAACAATGAATGTCACGAGATGCTGTAACCCCGCAAGACCAAAAATAATTCCCGCGATAAGTACTTTCTTTTTTTCAATATCTTTATTGATCTGATAGAGGAGCAGCGCAAAAATCGCAAGCAACGGAATCATCAGCTGTTTTGCAAATTCTGAAGGATGAAACGCAGGAACAAGTTGTACTGCCCATGTGAGAGAAAGGATTAGTGCCCACGTCTTGTTTTCAAAATACATTTTTCCGAAAATGTATGTGATAATAATTGTTGCAATCAGAATAAGAATAGGAAAATAAATTCCAACAGTTAATATGTCTATAAAAGAAATTTTTGCAACAAGCGCGATGAGAAATTGGGTGAGCCAGGGATAGTGCTGCAGTTCTCCAAGATACTGCGCGCTGATAAATGGATTATATGTATTGTAAATCTTGAGCGCTGACGCGAAATGCGCATAATGATCTCCACCATAATATTCTGAAGGGAATTGATTGAAACTAGAAAAAAGAATACCATAAAATATTGTGAAGAAGATGAGAATAATGCACACTGCTTTATCCTGCCACTGCATTGATTTGAAGAAAGTACTTGGTTTCATTTTGCGGTATTTTAGTTTATTTTATATTATTGGAATAAACTTTTCCATAAAGCATGCGTTTGTGGTATAGATCGTTGCTTGGCGATTCTATAACAAAAATCATTAGCTCTCAAATGTTTTTATTACGCTTTGGTCTCTTCCGTTGTCTCTGCTATTTCTACTTCTTTTATCTCGACAGGCATATCAGCAGAACCAACAATTTCTTGCTGCACAAACACTTTATTCGCAGAGCTACAAGACCAATCCACTTTCCAAACATAAATAGTTTCTCCTGTCACTGTATGCTGCTCTTCAAACAAATCAAAACACTCGAGGTTGTGGCCTTTGTAAAAAAATAATTTTGTGAACATGCTTTCCAGCAGTTGAGAATCCATGAAAAAGCCAGTAAAGCTTGCTCCTGAAGGAATTATCGCCGCGCTGTACGACGATCTGCCATCTGATGAAATGAGCACATCACTTTGGTTACTGAAATCAGTTGTATTAAACGACCCATCTGGCGCAATATACAGCAATTTTTGCGGATGCTTGTACCCTTCGCTTGTCAGCACGCCTGCATCACCTGTGGTAAAATTAATCATAACTCCTGAACCGCAGAGGAGCATTTCGTTTTCCTGCCAGCAATCCTGTGGCATGGTGACATACGAAGGCCATCCTGTAATCCAGTTATTTGGGTCACTTGTTATTGCCTCATTGTATAATTTTTCCGCTTCTTCCACAGAAAGACCAATATCATTTTCGATGATTGTTAGCGCTTCTTCTTTTTCATACGCATTCGCGACATTCACGATGTACGCTCTTTCGAAATTCCATGACCCGAAGTGCGCCCAAACTCCTGATTTTCCCACCATATCCTGACTTGTAATAAAATAATCTTCTGGAGGAGTACAATGCGTGTACTGAAGCACTGCGCTTGCTTCTTCTTCACTGAATCCATTTTCTGTTAATGCTGTTCTTGCATCTTCTTCTGTCATCAAAATGATTTCTTTTGTGAGCGTGATTGTCTTGTACGAATTATTTATTTTTTTGTAGATAGTATCGTACGCGCTATTTCCGCCACAATCTAACATGCGCAGAATTCCAACTGCTTCACTTTCGCTGTCTGTGAGCAACGCGCGCCCAATCCAGTGCGCCTGCGGCGTATCCTGTGAACCTCCATCAAATGTCACCGCGCGATCCGCAATCGCTTTAAACCAATGACCAAAATCCCACCATGAATTGACTATCGCGTCTGGCGCTGCCTCTTGATTAATTTTTTCCAAGGCATTATACCATCCATCATTGATTAAAGGCATTTGCTGGCTTCCCAACGTATAGCCTACTCCAATCGGTAAGAAAAGGAGAATCGCGACTCCCGCAATAAGGACAACCTTTACCCATTTTACCTGCAATTTTATGAGATCCGCAATAACGTCTGCCCAAATTCGATAGACAAAAGAAACACCAAATCCACACGCGACCGCAAACGCTGGCACGAGAATCATCACGAAACGAACCCCCTGCGTACTTGCGTAGATAGTTCCGACAAACCAAATGAACAAAAGAACAGCATATTTCATGTCCGCTTTCTGCTCTTCAAGGAGCGCATAGATGACTCCAATAAGCAATGGAATACCTACTAAAAAGAAAAACAAAAATAATGTGTCCTGAAGCTGCGGAATCCATTTAATGATCGCGGCATACCACATACTTACCCCGACAAAATAGATTGTTGTAAAGGAAACCTTTCTGTAAATCAAATAAAACAATGGCGCGAATAATAAGAGGGTGAAGAAAAATGGAGAGATTATTTTTCCACTCAACAGCGTCAGTAGAATCACCCACGCAAGTCCCGCCGCAAGCATCCATTCCTGCTCTTTTTCAATAATCGCACGCTCAAAAAGCGCATACCCTACTCCTAAAAACGC
This region includes:
- a CDS encoding glycosyltransferase family 39 protein; the encoded protein is MGEEKEDISIDFGKIALNIWTWCKANYLLFLILIPIFLSIHIRIQPVYLPSIDNAAEANIRSSIQQSILDQVNAQYPNLPEENKQKLAQEQLDAIYAAGTIDYLGQQIAIEDLVEQNAQQIKAQFQDEYGLTYLGEIDPWYFYRLTENYLEHGYEGDIELNGRYYDTHQMAGTPREVLGGETSKLPHFHVMVEAYLYKIISLFAPNIRLMTVVYFLPVLLAALAVIPAFFMVKKVAGNMGAFVAATIVAVHPAFIGRTIAGFSDTDGYNVLFPLLIMWIFIEALEAQNWKKALGFGALGGMIVGIFSYTWGGWWYIYDFLLGVCFVSLWYVFVKKYIAGKERNQKITWIIGAIILAPLFVLGAAVKTGLETIKKKQFESEEEKLLLALVIFIVCCGLFVTFFSSFKVFVNAVKEPLAFSTIKEVGVIKIWPNVLTTVAEFNPASLSEIIGTVSFGMGILLLLAFLGVGYALFERAIIEKEQEWMLAAGLAWVILLTLLSGKIISPFFFTLLLFAPLFYLIYRKVSFTTIYFVGVSMWYAAIIKWIPQLQDTLFLFFFLVGIPLLIGVIYALLEEQKADMKYAVLLFIWFVGTIYASTQGVRFVMILVPAFAVACGFGVSFVYRIWADVIADLIKLQVKWVKVVLIAGVAILLFLPIGVGYTLGSQQMPLINDGWYNALEKINQEAAPDAIVNSWWDFGHWFKAIADRAVTFDGGSQDTPQAHWIGRALLTDSESEAVGILRMLDCGGNSAYDTIYKKINNSYKTITLTKEIILMTEEDARTALTENGFSEEEASAVLQYTHCTPPEDYFITSQDMVGKSGVWAHFGSWNFERAYIVNVANAYEKEEALTIIENDIGLSVEEAEKLYNEAITSDPNNWITGWPSYVTMPQDCWQENEMLLCGSGVMINFTTGDAGVLTSEGYKHPQKLLYIAPDGSFNTTDFSNQSDVLISSDGRSSYSAAIIPSGASFTGFFMDSQLLESMFTKLFFYKGHNLECFDLFEEQHTVTGETIYVWKVDWSCSSANKVFVQQEIVGSADMPVEIKEVEIAETTEETKA